tctttgagtcaattggagatgtacctgtggacgtatttcaaggcctaccttcaaactttgtgcctcttttcttgacatcatgggaaaatcataagaaatcagccaagacctcagaaaaataattgtagacctccacaagtctggttagtccttgggagcaatttccaaacgactgaaggtaacacgttcatctggtcaaacaatagtacgcaagtataaacaccatggaatcacgcagccgtcataccgctcaggaaggagatgcattctgtctcctagagatgaacgtacttttgtgcgaaaagtgcaaatcaatcccagaacaacagcaaaggaccttgtgaagatgctggaggaaaacatGTACAAAACTacggtaaaacgagtcctatatcgacataacctgaaaggccgctcagcaaagaagaagccactgctccaaaaccgccataaaaagccagactacagttggcaactgcaaatggggacggagattgtactttttggagaaatgtcctctgatctgatgaaacataaatagaccagtttggccataatgactatcgttatgtttggaggaaaaatgggggaggcttgcaagccaattaacaccataccaaccgtgaagcgtgggggtggcagcatcatgttgtgggtgtgctttgctgcaggatgggcTGGTGCACTTCGTGTgtttccgtgtggtagaggggaccaatccaattggcaaaatagatatagttatagtgacccaagaaaattGGCCGATaaacctattcagatagcagccgataagacagatAACGTCGGTAtccagtcgtgaaggcccggtggggctttgcgtcggcagtaaaacgggtccggataggtgattgtagcccagtgtggagtgccattgagggctttcaccattttgaagtagtcaactagGTGGGACTTGCTATGAGTTAAGGAAGAATCACAGAATTCAGCAGGAGGGGTCAGAAAATGAAAAATAGACTCCTGAGCAAACTTAATTGCATATGGCAGTAAATCAGCAACCTTCTTTTTATTTCTGTTCAAACTATATAaactccagcacagtaggtggttGTATGCACATTTTCAGTTTACTTACAAACTGCCAATACACTCATAAAAGTAAACAAAGAAgaaattgactactttaaaatggatatagcatcaatggtgctgcccatgctgtcacagaagcAGCCATTGCAAAGGTAAGAGATGAGCTCTCTGGTACATCTGTATGCACAGCAGCCTTCTATAAAAACAAAACGTTACTCGTCACATACTCAGTTAACAGCAGTGAAATGGATGTGTGCTAGCTCCCTCAACAGTATTACTGAGATTGAAAAATATTTTCATATCTGTCACATAATTCAACTGTATAATTATTGTCACTTAAAGTAATTGGTTGTCTATTTCAGGAGAGGAAGTACATGCATGACTTTCTTTCTGGCTCTCCTCTCTGCTAAGGCCGATCCGGCACCTGCAGCGCAGACCTCTGCCAGCCACACCACCACTGCCCCTGAAAGCTTCTCCCTGGGCCCATGAAGACAGGAGTATGTCCTGGACCACTGCTAGTGGACAGAGCCATTGAGAGCAGCTATTAATGGGCTACTGGCCAAGCACAACAGGAAGAAAGAGATCCATAAGCAGTTGGATCTGCTCTGCTATTAACACCAGCCCAGAGAACTCCTGGAGTCACTCAGCTCTGGCATTATGTTACTGCAGAGAGTGAAACGGTCAGTGTCCCAGTCACGTACACTGCCATCTGCACTTACAAAACAGAAGGCCTCATCAACTCAAGGATGCCGTTTGAGGATTTTGCTACCTTCCTTCAGTGGAAGCTGGAGGCCACGAAGCAGAGGGGGCAGTGTGGAAGGAGCAAACAGAGGAAATAGAAAATCCCCAGAACAGCATCCTTCCGGCCGTCTGTCCAGGTTCTGCCTCCAGACGCTGAAACAAAGCCCTAACAGCCTTCACACACATACCGGCTTTCCTGGGGTGGCAGGAAAATATCTACTTGCTAGCCAAAGTGTTTTGCCTGTACCGGGCACAGGAATTGGAGGGAGCTTCAACTGTATGCCTTTTGATAGACTAGAAAGTAGAAATGGATGGTGGAGAAGGGGGAGTGACTCTAaagacacatcaaatcaaattctttGGGTCAGAAACACGTTtcacagatgttaatgcgagtgtagcgaaaatgttgtgcttctatttccgacagatattactgcactaacaagtaatctaacaattccagaCACACAAGTGCAGAAATAAATAGCTGAAAATCTATTTCCATTGAGTGAAGTGGATTGGACTCGTTTGATTTGCTTATTTCAGTTACTTTTCATTCTATTACATTACTGTGCATACATTGCCGTTTATCTATTTTGTGTAAATGTTGAACAAAGACTAACATTTTATTCATATAGGTGTGATTGGGTCTTAAATTATAAACCAATTGCTATAGTTAGTGTGTGAATGTTTGTTGAACAAAGGATTGTGCTCCAACACTATCATAAATATGCCTTTGATTTCATCAAAGTAAACCATTCTTTTTTATGTTGTCTTTATAAGATGGACAAATATACATTACGATTGTGCTCCAACATTATAAATACGCCTTTGATTTCAGTAAAGTAAATCTCAACgatttgagagaaacatggtaATGTTTCACTGATTGCCCATAAAGGAAAATGCTTCCTACATGATAGTGCTGCTTTGTTACCCAACTGATCTGGTGtcctttctgtcatcctgtgAACCCCGTTCATTGCTGCTCGCAGTTATATTTCGATTCATAATATTTCTTTGGTTACAATTATGACTGAGGCATCAGAACAAACGCAGCGAAGTCAGAATCCTGAAAAGCTACTTTTATTTACATCAGAATATACTTTACATGAGAACAGGACTTTACATGACAAAGACAGGACATAGAATGAAACAATACACACTTTATTGCCTGTAAAACAAATGATATTTAAGTACAATGTAAGATAAGTTCATCATAGTTAGATACAGTATTTAATTTAAGTTGCTATTCCCGACATACATCACATTACTTAGTACATATGATATGCTTCAATGAATAAAACACACAGTATGTAGACTACCTACATTAAAATATAAACATTTACAGAGTATTGATGCTGAACATGAGAAAGAATAAGAAATAGATACATGTATAACTTTTAAGTGGATCTCCCTCAAGATGTGGCTGTTATTCTGACTTGTAAGAACAGGAAGTTATTCTACATGGCACAGACACAGAACCATGATGCCAGACCTAAACCCTGCATAGAGGGGCTCAGCTAATTGTACATTTCCATtgaagtcatttagcagacactcttatccagagcgacttacagtttgTACTTAAGGTAgctaagacaaccacatatcacagtcatggtaagtaaaacttttaaaaacagctatcagcaaagtcagtgctggTAAGAAAAGACAAGTGTGAGTGTTAGGCAAGCtagatgtttattttttattttcaagggggaggtgtgctggGGACTTACTGGGCAGGGACTCTAAAGATGGGCAGGGAGAGGACTGTAGGAACAGGCTATTCTATCTGGCACAGGGACACTGCGGAATCATGACACCAAAGCCGAATTCCTAGGTAGAGTGGCTCAATGAATGTGGTGTGGAATGTGTGCAggtgagtcagtgtgtcagaggagacactatagaaggacagagtgccggctgaccagtccagatacactcctactctgttGGTGCTGGAAGGAGGGATAGGAATGGTAGTGGGAGTTTTATCATGCCTGGTAGTGAAGTAGTTTTTATAACAACTGAGAGCCCAGGAATTGTCATTGTATCCAAGCCCACACTCATCACCCCGTCCTTGCCGGTCAAGTCCATGGTAAGCCACTCCTATGTGAGCCTCTAGgcctctccactccacctcccagtaacagcgcccAGTCAGACGCTCTTTGCACAGCACTTGTTTCCAGAACAGAAACCTCTCTGGGTGATAAGGATACGACTGCTCATCTTCAAGCCGTGTCACTTTCCTGTTCTTCTCAGATAGAGTCATGTCATTGTGTGCTGTGTTGGGGTCCAGGGTCAACTCACAGGCATCTGATAGAGACACAAATACACATTTAAAGTATGACAAAAGATTTGCACCTCACATCTGAATAGGTAGAATAAAAACTAGATGTGGTAAGGTTAAGAGTTTTGCCCAAATTTCAAGACTTCAAATATAGTCATTCTTCACTGCAACCAAGACTTACATTTCTTGAGTGCTGATTTCAAATAACACTCTTCATTATGGTCCACGCTGTGACAAAACAGAACACCACCATATTTTAGGGTGTGAGACACCATTAGAATCATAGTGTATGTTTTGTCTATTCAAAAATACAAAAGATATCTTTCAGTATCATACAATTGTTCGCAGTAGTTGTGTCAAAAAAGTACATTCATCAACTTAAGTTTTATGATTAACATCAATTATATTTCTACCTGAGTTTCTTCAGTCTGCAGTTTGGATCCCCTCGTACAGCAGTGAGCAGTTTCACTCCGAAATCgcctgggtgattgtagctcaggtccagctctttcagatgggaggggtttgttCTCAGAGCTGAAGCCAATGacgcacagccttcctctgtgaccaCACAGAATGACAACCTGCAAAAAGAGTGGTCACTCTTAGAAATAGACCTATTGGTTCTGTGACATCCCAAGTATTATCCATGCCATGTGATAGGCTGCTACACATCAAGGTTATGTTAATTTATGTACAAATGGGAGAAGTACTGAcctcagtttctctagtttacagtgtggactctccagtccagcagagagcagcttcactccagAATCTTTCAGGTTGTTGTCAGTCAAGTCAAGCACTCTCAGCTGTGAAGAGGTTGAGCTGAGAAGTGAGGCTAATGGTTCACAGCATCGCTCTGTAAGGTTGCATCCATTCAGCCTACACAATGGGAATACGAAAACAACACAATATCACGCTTTTAAAGTTCCAGTCATATGTTAATATCCCCTTGCTGTGGTTTTTCAGCTATCTTAATGGAAATAATACAATTTCACTTTAAAAGGAGTACTACCCTACCTACTCCTCTTGAGATCAAATGTGGTACTCAAATGTGGACCTCTATTCTTTCTAGTTTACATTAAAATATCTGCCAAACAAAACTACTTTCTCAGATACCTTAGGAAATCTGTCTCTATTTTAAAACAAAATATTGTTTCATAGATGTATACTTACAGAGCTGTActggaggctttgaccactggcagcagcctaagaagaccttcctctgatttggagtatttcttcaggtcaaacacCTCCAGCTCCTCTTCTGAAGTCAGTAACACAAAAaccagagctgaccactgtgcaGGTGAGAGTTCAGCTTCTGAGAGACTTCCTGAGCTCAGGTAGCTTTGGATCTCTTCCACTAGAGAATGGTCATTCAGTTCgttcagacagtggaacagattgatgcACCTCTCTGGAGAGGGATTTTGCCTGATCTTCTCCTTGATGTATTTGACTGTTTCCTCATTGGTCTGTGAGCGGTTTCTTGTCTGTATCAATAGGTCTAGTAAGTGAGTGTGATTGGACTCCATTGAGAGGCcgagaaggaagcggaggaacaGGTCCAGGTGTCCATTCCCACTCTGTAAGGCCTTGTCAACAGCACTCTTGTGGAGGATGGTTGCAGACGTGTCTTCAGACATCTGAAGTATTCTGGTAGTGGTTTCAGGTTCTGCCATTAGATTTACATTGTCATTGTTGAATGTGACAAACACATACACAGCAGCAAGAAACTCCTGGATGCTCAGATGCACAAAGCAGTACACCTTCTCCTGGTAcagcccactctcctctctgaAGATCTGTGTGCACACTCCCGAGTACACTGAAGCTTCTGTGACATCGATGCTACACTCTCTCAGGTCTTCCTCATAGAAGATCAGATTGCCTTTCTCCAGCTGTTGAAAGGCTAGTTTCCCCAGTTTTAGAATCATCTCTGcatctgctttcatctgtgaatcTGTCTCAGCTTTCTCTGGTCCCTCTGGATATTTCTGTGTTTTGCGCAGTATGTTGCAGATCAGGAAGTGGTTGTACATTTCAGTCAGAGTCTTGGGCATCTCTCCACTCTGTGCTTCCAACAGTTTCTCTAGAACTGTGGCAGAGATCCAACTGAAGACTGGTATGTGGCACATGATGTagaggctccttgatgtcttcATGTGTGTgatgattctgctggccaggttcacatcactgaatctcttcttgaagtactcctccttctgtgggtcactgaaccctcgtacctctgtcacctggtcaacaTACTCAGGTGGGATCTGATTGGCAGCTGCAGGTCTGGAGgttatccagaggagagcagagggaagcagattgCCTTTGATTAGGTTTGTCAGCAGCACGTCCACTGAGGTTGATTCTGTGACATCACAACAGCCCTCGTTGTTGAAGTCTAGAGGAAGTCGacactcatccagaccatcaaaggCAAACAGAACCTTGCATTTGTCAAAGTTAATGATTTCAGATTCTGCGGTTTCATTGAAAAAGTGATGAAGAAGTTCCATCAAGCTGTATTTCTTATCTTTCATCAAATTTAGCTCCCGAAAAGGTAGAGGAAAGATTAATTGGATATTGTGATTTGCTCTTCCTTCAGCTcagtccagaatgaacttctgcacagagaTCGTTTTCCCGATGCCAGCGACTCCCTTCGTCAACACAGTTCTGATATGTTTGTCTTGTCCAGGTAAGGATTCAAAGATGTCATTGCATTTGATTGCTTTTTCTTGTGCTGCTGGTCTCTTGGATGTCGTCTCAATCTGTCTCACCTCGTGTTCTTTATTGACCTCTCCACttccaccctctgtgatgtagagctctgtgtagatcttGTTGAGAAGAGTTGGGTTTCCTTGTTTAGCTATCCcctcaaacacacattcacatttcCTCTTCAGATTGGATTTGAGTTTATTTTGACACACAGCAAGCTCACCTAGAAGACCTGAAAATGCAGACATCACTCATGTGTTACCTTAGTAAAGGGTTGAGAATCAAGTGGACATTTATGATAACCTATTCTCTTCATTGAGAAAAACATGTAAAAAGAAAATGGAGTATTAAAAGGGGAAGTTCACCCAAAAACACTTCTGGGCCCTTCCTGTTCATCATGTTACACTGCAAATTTCTATTttcttttaatattttttttgcatATTATAATATAAAATTCATAACATGAATATTTGCATATCCCAACATAGTTTTAAGCTTTAATGAGCCTTAAACAAGTGTATCAGTGTTCAACCTtaacaatacaacagaacagataaCAGAACAGATGGAATGACATCTACTCTCACGGGTGGTCAAAAATAACTatacaatccatatctcaataacccagcatcaatagccaagctgtttaaaaaataataataaaatgacccaatgcctgcaacccagctgttgggtcaaccaaacaacccagcatttTTTAGTGTGTGAACAGAACCCGGTTTCAACCAGTCCCAAAATAATCAATAACCTTTTTACATTAAAAAACATACTTTTTTGGCAATTCAATCCCGAGACACCAATCGTTGTTTATGCAACAATAAATACACATAGATTTAATGCATTTTAGGTCATTTTGGAAATGTACCATCTTGATATAAAAACACAGAAAACTATATACCAAAGCAATGGACCTGTGGTggggggtaagttgagccaaagggggaAGTTGAgacacccttgtttctaggaaaccatatgCAAAAATgaataatttgaccaaatatttagggaagatttcatggagtctgtgatcATTTCAGtctgtgaatattatctgcttgtagtcatagcagataatattcaaatttttgttgACTTTAATATTCTAAATGAAatgtccacagacccactccaaaaggctttcggagccatcatcgactcagtgggttttgtccaacatgtctctggacctactcaccgTCAGTCAtgctctggacctagttttgtcccatggaataaatgttgtggatcttaatgtttttcctcataatcctggactatcggaccaccattttattacgtttgcaattgcaacaaataatctgctcagaccccaaccaaggaacatcaaaagtcgtgctataaattcacagaaaagattccttgatgtccttccagactgcctctgtctacccaaggacgtcagaggacaaaaatcagttaaccacctaagatgaagttgcacccctaaaaactaaaaacctttctcataagaaactagctccctggtatacagaaaatacccaagctctgaagcaagcttccagaaaattggaacagaaatggcgccacaccaaactggaagtcttccgactagcttggaaagacagtaccgtgcactatcgaagagcccttactgctgctcgatcatcctatttttccaacataattgaggaaaataagaacaatccgaaattcctttttgatactgtcgcaaagctaactaaaaagcagcattccccaagtgaggatggctttcacttcagcagtaataaattcatgaacttctttgaggaaaagatcatgattattagaaagcaaattatggactctttaaatctgcgtattccttcaaagctcagttgtcctgagtctgcacaactctgccaggacctaggatcaagagagacactcaagtgttttagtactatatttcttgacacaatgttgaaaataataatggcctctaaaccttcaagctgcatactggacactattgcaactaaactactgaaagagctgcttcctgtgcttggccctcctatgttgaacataataaacggctctctatccaccggatgtgtaccaaactcactaaaagtggcagtaataaagcctctcttgaaaaagccaaagcTTGACCCAGAAAATTttaaaactatcggcctatatcgaatctcaaagattttagaaaaggctgttgcgcagcaactcactgccttcctgaagacaaacaatgtatatgaaatgcttcagtctggttttagaccccatcatagcactgagactgcacttgtgaaggtggttaatgaccttttaatggcatcagaccgaggctttgcatctgtcctcgtgctcctagaccttagtgctgcttttgataccatcgatcaccacattcttgtggagagattggaaacccaaattggtctacacggacaagttctggcctggtttagatattatctgccggaaagatatcagtttgtctctgtgaatggtttgtcctctgacaaatcaactgtaaatttcagtgttccttaaggttccattttaggaccactattgttttcactatatattttacctcttggggatgtcatttgaaaacataatgttaactttcactgctatgcggattacacacagctgtacatttcaatgaaacatggtgaagccccaaaattgccctctctagaagcctgtgtttcagacataaggaagtggatggctgcaatctttctacttttaaactcggacaaactaggtcccaagaaacaaagagattttctgttgaatctgacaattaatcttaatggttgtacagtcgtctcaaataaaactgaaggacctcggcgttactctggaccctgatctctcttttgacgaacatatcaagactgtttcaaggacagcttttttccatctacgtaacattgcaaaaatcagaaactttctgtccagaaatgatgcagaaaaattaatccatgcttttgttacttataggttagactactgcaatgctctactttccggctacccggataaagcactaaataaacttaagttagtgctaaatacggctgctagaatcctgactagaaccaattttttaaatcatattactccagtgctagcctccctacactggcttcttgtcaaggcaagggctgatttgaaggttttactgctaacctacaaagaattacatgggcttgctcctacctatctctctgatttggtcctgccgcacatacctacacgtacgctacggtcacaagacgcaggcctcctaattgtccctagaatttctaggcaaacagctggaggcagggctttctcctatagagctccatttttatggaatggtctgcctacccatgtgagagacacaaacACGGTCTCatcctttaagtctttactgaagactcatctcttcagtgggtcatatgattgagtgtagtctggcccaggagtgtgaaggtgaacggaaaggctctggagcaacgaactgcccttgctgtctctgcctggccggttcccctctttccactgggattctctgcctctaaccctattacaggggctgagtcactggcttactggtgccctttcatgccgtccctaggaggggtgcgtcacttgagtgggttgagtcactgatgtgatcttcctgtctgggttggcgccccccccttgggttgtgccgtggcggagatctttgtgggctatactcggccttgtctcaggatggtaagttggtggttgaatatatccctctagaggtgtgggggctgtgctttggcaaagtgggtggggttatatccttcctgtttggccctgtccggtggtatcatcggatggggccacagtgtcttctgacccctcctgtctcagcctccagtatttatgcttcagtagtttgtgtcagggggctagggtcagtttgttatatctggagtacttctcctgtcttatccggtgtcctgtgtgaatttaagtatgctctgtctaattctctctctctctttcattctctctctcggaggacctgagccctaggaccatgcctcaggactacctggcatgatgactccttgctgtccccagtccacctggccgtgctgctgctccagtttcaactgttctgcctgtgattattattatttgacaatgctggtcatttatgaacatttgaacatcttggccatgttctgttataatctccacccggcacagccagaagaggactggccaaccctcatagcctggttcctctctaggtttcttcctaggttttggcctttctagggagtttttcctagccaccgtgcttctacacctgcattgcttgctgtttggggttttaggctgggtttctgtacagcactttgagatatcagctgatgtacgaagggctatataaatacatttgatttgatttgtgaaggaagaaaccacatggaaaaagtggtgaGCAAGTTAGGTGATTTGAAAAAAAATCGCCAAGTCAATTGAATTTATTGCGTTAGAGGTTTCCTGATACTTGCATCTAAAacaaagtagatcattttaagattgttctatacatcagttggagtctctataagcttcaatatgcGGTCTTACACCTAACATGAAAGTGCACCGTTGTAGCTGTAtggggctaatatagtcaaaatgtatGCCTTagtgtaagttgagccaatggccatgcaATGTATTAtcactgggatatgaggtaacaacaggacctggcctatgttaaaagtgATATTTTTAAGTTTAAGTACCAAATGTTTGTGAGTTGTTAAGAATGTTTTGAAAGATGCTTAAAATTATTAAAAAGACAAAAAAGCAATTGTGTTTCAGAAATAAAGATACACATGGTTTTTAAAAGGTTCTGGTAATATTCcattcagtacagaaatgtgtaggagcttaacttaccctgtcccgtggatcaacttaccccatacccagAGATCactttttttggacaagctatgttttcagaACTGTAATGTTTAAATTAATtcagattatttccagggatacacacaatcctgaaatatatgtatatCTCTTTATTATAaataatactatatttccctcGACAGAGTGAtgttgaataaataaaaaaaggctcaaccccactctc
This genomic stretch from Oncorhynchus kisutch isolate 150728-3 linkage group LG7, Okis_V2, whole genome shotgun sequence harbors:
- the LOC109894485 gene encoding LOW QUALITY PROTEIN: protein NLRC3-like (The sequence of the model RefSeq protein was modified relative to this genomic sequence to represent the inferred CDS: substituted 1 base at 1 genomic stop codon): MSLSGEKERSDTASKRSLSGDREEGATASTNVTESPIQKERPVSPVPSCLSMKSDKSMGHPIEFQRRDVSTDHKNQMERPDSSTPSCLSMKSVKSIGHPIEFRDITIRQRDKKERSESEVPSGQSSQSHQTDLSSIFRLVEKNAIALVKRELKKFKKILCPDLPECFESQTEDKELVDAEDVEQESIPRGGVLKITLHILRKMNQKELADTLENSLLGELAVCQNKLKSNLKRKCECVFEGIAKQGNPTLLNKIYTELYITEGGSGEVNKEHEVRQIETTSKRPAAQEKAIKCNDIFESLPGQDKHIRTVLTKGVAGIGKTISVQKFILDXAEGRANHNIQLIFPLPFRELNLMKDKKYSLMELLHHFFNETAESEIINFDKCKVLFAFDGLDECRLPLDFNNEGCCDVTESTSVDVLLTNLIKGNLLPSALLWITSRPAAANQIPPEYVDQVTEVRGFSDPQKEEYFKKRFSDVNLASRIITHMKTSRSLYIMCHIPVFSWISATVLEKLLEAQSGEMPKTLTEMYNHFLICNILRKTQKYPEGPEKAETDSQMKADAEMILKLGKLAFQQLEKGNLIFYEEDLRECSIDVTEASVYSGVCTQIFREESGLYQEKVYCFVHLSIQEFLAAVYVFVTFNNDNVNLMAEPETTTRILQMSEDTSATILHKSAVDKALQSGNGHLDLFLRFLLGLSMESNHTHLLDLLIQTRNRSQTNEETVKYIKEKIRQNPSPERCINLFHCLNELNDHSLVEEIQSYLSSGSLSEAELSPAQWSALVFVLLTSEEELEVFDLKKYSKSEEGLLRLLPVVKASSTALLNGCNLTERCCEPLASLLSSTSSQLRVLDLTDNNLKDSGVKLLSAGLESPHCKLEKLRLSFCVVTEEGCASLASALRTNPSHLKELDLSYNHPGDFGVKLLTAVRGDPNCRLKKLSVDHNEECYLKSALKKYACELTLDPNTAHNDMTLSEKNRKVTRLEDEQSYPYHPERFLFWKQVLCKERLTGRCYWEVEWRGLEAHIGVAYHGLDRQGRGDECGLGYNDNSWALSCYKNYFTTRHDKTPTTIPIPPSSTNRVGVYLDWSAGTLSFYSVSSDTLTHLHTFHTTFIEPLYLGIRLWCHDSAVSLCQIE